The Primulina eburnea isolate SZY01 chromosome 8, ASM2296580v1, whole genome shotgun sequence genome contains a region encoding:
- the LOC140839166 gene encoding uncharacterized protein: MLNFNLKAAGDERKLQLNEMEEFRNEAYENAKIYKQQTKKWHDKLIVRKELKPGQQVLLFNSRLKLFPGKLKSRWSGPFLVETVYPHGAIELKCSDGRTFKLNGQRVKPYYGNEVRHLDNIPLGGST; this comes from the coding sequence ATGTTGAATTTTAACTTGAAAGCTGCTGGTGATGAAAGAAAACTACAGTTAAATGAAATGGAGGAGTTCCGCAATGAAGCCTACGAAAATGCCAAGATTTATAAACAACAGACCAAAAAGTGGCATGATAAGCTCATTGTACGAAAGGAACTaaaaccaggacaacaagtactcTTGTTCAATTCCCGTCTaaagttgtttcctggtaagttgaaATCGCGATGGTCAGGCCCATTTTTGGTGGAGACAGTGTACCCTCATGGGGCGATTGAGCTAAAATGCAGTGATGGGAGGACTTTCAAGTTGAACGGGCAAAGAGTTAAACCATATTATGGAAATGAAGTAAGGCACCTTGACAACATTCCTTTGGGCGGATCaacttga